One Myxococcales bacterium genomic region harbors:
- a CDS encoding DUF2750 domain-containing protein, translating to MNPDEKLAPSGMEAPERYDHFIRTICEKKAVWGLYDEGWAAGKVEGIDVIPVWPERELAAACATGDWATLSPREIALDDFVSKWIPGATADSTRFAVFPTATEKAAVVDNAELLADIEAELAPDV from the coding sequence ATGAACCCCGACGAGAAGCTTGCCCCGAGCGGCATGGAGGCGCCCGAGCGCTACGACCACTTCATCCGCACGATCTGCGAGAAAAAGGCCGTGTGGGGCCTCTACGACGAGGGCTGGGCCGCCGGCAAGGTCGAGGGGATCGACGTCATCCCGGTGTGGCCCGAGCGAGAGCTCGCCGCCGCGTGCGCCACGGGCGACTGGGCCACGCTGTCGCCTCGTGAGATCGCGCTCGACGACTTCGTGAGCAAGTGGATCCCGGGCGCCACGGCCGACTCCACGCGCTTCGCCGTGTTCCCCACCGCGACCGAGAAGGCCGCCGTGGTCGACAACGCCGAGCTCCTCGCGGACATCGAGGCCGAGCTCGCTCCGGACGTGTAG
- a CDS encoding site-2 protease family protein encodes MKASQKLGRVAGIDLYVHVTFWLFLAWIGVSEYLRDRSIRAVTSGVGFVLLVFGTVVLHELGHALTARRYGIKTRDITLYPTGGVARLERMPDDPREELWVALAGPAVNVALATVAFVVLFALGASLAPTRVLGTEGSLLARFAWVNVTLAIFNLLPAFPMDGGRVLRALLAMRRSYVDATRTAAAVGRIFAVGLGILGLMSNPMLLVIAVFVWTGAGAEAAETQAKAALSGLPVRAAMVTDAHALGPTDTLGAAAERMLSTSQVDFPVVDEHGRFVGMLFHDDLIVALASDLGGRDAPVARVMRRDVRSADPSESLEQAVAHLYESESPSIPVLRDGKVHGLLSLSHIGDLLMVRGALREHDARTRTRTRRARPEGPLPGGN; translated from the coding sequence GTGAAGGCCTCTCAAAAACTCGGACGAGTCGCCGGGATCGATCTCTACGTGCACGTCACGTTTTGGCTCTTTTTGGCCTGGATCGGTGTGAGCGAGTACCTGCGCGATCGGTCGATCCGCGCGGTGACCTCGGGGGTCGGGTTCGTGCTCCTCGTGTTCGGCACGGTGGTGCTGCACGAGCTCGGGCACGCGCTCACGGCGCGAAGGTACGGCATCAAGACGCGCGACATCACGCTCTACCCCACGGGCGGCGTCGCGCGGCTCGAGCGCATGCCCGACGATCCTCGCGAGGAGCTGTGGGTGGCGCTCGCGGGCCCGGCGGTGAACGTCGCGCTGGCGACGGTGGCGTTCGTGGTGCTCTTCGCGCTGGGCGCGTCGCTCGCTCCCACGCGCGTGCTCGGCACCGAAGGCTCCCTGCTCGCGCGCTTCGCGTGGGTCAACGTGACGCTCGCGATCTTCAACCTCTTGCCGGCGTTTCCCATGGACGGGGGGCGGGTGTTGCGCGCGCTGCTCGCCATGAGACGGAGCTACGTCGACGCGACGCGCACGGCCGCCGCGGTGGGGCGTATCTTCGCGGTAGGGCTCGGGATTTTGGGGCTGATGTCGAACCCGATGCTGCTCGTCATCGCGGTGTTCGTGTGGACGGGCGCGGGCGCGGAGGCCGCCGAGACGCAGGCCAAAGCCGCGCTGTCGGGCCTCCCGGTGCGCGCCGCGATGGTGACGGACGCGCACGCCCTCGGGCCGACCGATACGCTCGGAGCCGCGGCCGAACGCATGCTGTCGACGTCGCAGGTCGACTTCCCCGTGGTCGACGAGCACGGGCGCTTCGTGGGCATGCTCTTCCACGACGATCTGATCGTCGCGCTCGCCTCGGACCTCGGTGGGAGGGACGCGCCGGTCGCGCGGGTCATGCGGCGCGACGTGCGCTCGGCCGACCCGTCCGAGTCCCTCGAGCAGGCCGTGGCCCACCTCTACGAGAGCGAGTCGCCGTCGATCCCGGTGCTCCGCGACGGCAAGGTCCACGGTTTGCTTTCGCTCTCGCACATCGGGGACCTGCTGATGGTCCGCGGTGCCCTCCGCGAGCACGACGCACGCACCCGCACGCGCACGCGAAGGGCACGGCCCGAGGGCCCGCTCCCGGGAGGAAACTGA
- a CDS encoding aldo/keto reductase, whose product MPLNHYVTLGSSGLRVSPLCLGAMTFGEDWGWGSSVEDSKRILDHYIAQGGNFIDTANAYTKGHSEAIIGDHIGHDRKKRDRVVIATKFMSNLYTGDPNGGGANRKAIISQCEQSLRRLKTDYIDLYWLHVWDTTTPIEETYRALDTLVEQGKVRYLGFSDTPAWKCAQAQTLAHFRGYSPLVALQIEYSLLQRTVEGELVPMARELGLGITPWSPLKSGALSGKYRREDHGNHKAGRGAWATSALDEKTYAVLDVLADIAKELGTTIPRVAIAWVQGRAGVASTIIGARTMAQLEDNLAALEVTLTAAHVEKLDAVSKPSLPFPCDFVANSAPFYFGGTTIDGKSAPAWPMAPKDDTDRY is encoded by the coding sequence ATGCCGCTCAACCACTATGTCACGCTCGGTTCCTCGGGGCTTCGTGTGAGCCCTCTCTGCCTCGGCGCCATGACCTTCGGCGAAGACTGGGGCTGGGGCTCTTCGGTCGAAGACTCGAAGCGCATCCTCGACCACTACATCGCCCAGGGCGGAAACTTCATCGACACCGCCAACGCCTACACGAAGGGCCACTCCGAGGCCATCATCGGCGACCACATCGGGCACGACCGCAAGAAGCGCGATCGTGTGGTCATCGCCACCAAGTTCATGTCGAACCTCTACACGGGAGATCCGAACGGCGGCGGCGCGAACCGCAAGGCCATCATCTCGCAGTGCGAGCAGTCGCTCCGGCGCCTCAAGACCGACTACATCGACCTTTATTGGCTCCACGTGTGGGACACGACGACCCCCATCGAGGAGACGTACCGCGCCCTCGACACGCTCGTGGAGCAGGGAAAAGTACGTTACCTCGGCTTCAGCGACACGCCCGCGTGGAAGTGCGCCCAGGCCCAGACGCTCGCCCACTTTCGTGGGTACTCGCCGCTCGTGGCGCTGCAAATCGAGTATTCGCTCCTCCAGCGCACCGTCGAGGGCGAGCTCGTCCCGATGGCGCGCGAGCTCGGGCTCGGCATCACGCCGTGGTCGCCCCTGAAGAGCGGCGCGCTGAGTGGCAAGTACCGGCGCGAAGATCACGGCAATCACAAGGCGGGCCGCGGCGCGTGGGCCACGAGCGCCCTCGACGAAAAGACCTACGCCGTGCTCGACGTGCTCGCCGACATCGCGAAGGAGCTCGGCACCACCATCCCACGCGTGGCGATCGCGTGGGTGCAAGGGCGCGCGGGCGTCGCGTCGACGATCATCGGCGCACGCACGATGGCCCAGCTCGAGGACAACCTCGCCGCGCTCGAGGTCACCCTCACGGCCGCTCACGTCGAGAAGCTCGACGCCGTGAGCAAGCCGAGCCTGCCGTTCCCCTGCGATTTCGTGGCCAATTCAGCGCCGTTCTACTTCGGTGGCACGACGATCGACGGCAAGTCGGCACCGGCGTGGCCGATGGCCCCGAAGGACGACACCGACCGTTACTGA
- a CDS encoding porin, with protein sequence MLRHLVASSTLLASVALAAPAQAETTPHTTHWYERLSVRGYSQFRMNRLYASSDELKNDLADRSIGPGSTFFIRRARVILYGDIHEHVYVYLQPDFAGATNGDVLNLAQIRDWYADVAFDSKKELRIRVGQSKLPYGFENMQSSQNRAPFDRTDAMNTAVPGERELGFFLYYAPENVRRRFKALVDEGFKGSGDYGMAAIGVYNGNGINLKDKNTNKHVVARLTYPFEIGGGQTLELGMGGYAGYYRITRGDGVSSYVAGGKNDDFLDVRLHAAVTLYPKPIGFQAEYNIGKGPELDGKIVKDSFLNGGYAMLFARVPTSFGTFVPYVRGQYYHGGRKTETNAPLTIVKEVEAGVEWQVWKPFELTMAFTASDRETNRKGLTGEFLRLQAQINY encoded by the coding sequence ATGCTCCGTCACCTCGTCGCCTCTTCGACCTTGCTCGCGTCCGTCGCGCTCGCCGCGCCCGCGCAAGCCGAGACCACGCCGCACACGACCCACTGGTACGAGCGCCTCTCGGTCCGAGGGTACTCGCAGTTCCGCATGAACCGCCTCTACGCCTCGAGCGACGAGCTCAAGAACGATCTCGCCGATCGCTCCATCGGCCCCGGGAGCACGTTCTTCATCCGGCGGGCCCGCGTCATCCTCTACGGGGACATCCACGAGCACGTGTACGTCTACTTGCAGCCCGACTTCGCCGGGGCGACCAACGGCGACGTGCTGAACCTGGCGCAAATTCGAGACTGGTACGCGGACGTCGCCTTCGACTCGAAGAAGGAGCTTCGCATCCGCGTCGGTCAGTCGAAGCTGCCGTATGGCTTCGAGAACATGCAGTCGAGCCAGAACCGCGCCCCGTTCGACCGCACGGACGCGATGAACACGGCCGTGCCCGGCGAGCGTGAGCTCGGGTTCTTCCTCTACTACGCGCCCGAGAACGTGAGACGGCGGTTCAAGGCGCTCGTCGACGAGGGCTTCAAGGGCTCGGGCGACTACGGCATGGCCGCCATCGGCGTCTACAACGGCAACGGCATCAACCTCAAAGACAAGAACACCAACAAACACGTCGTCGCGAGGCTCACCTATCCCTTCGAGATCGGCGGGGGTCAGACCCTCGAGCTCGGCATGGGCGGCTACGCCGGCTACTACCGCATCACGCGGGGGGACGGGGTATCGAGCTACGTCGCTGGGGGAAAGAACGACGATTTCCTCGACGTCCGGCTGCACGCGGCCGTGACGCTCTACCCGAAGCCCATCGGCTTTCAGGCCGAGTACAACATCGGCAAGGGCCCCGAGCTCGACGGGAAAATCGTGAAGGACTCGTTCTTGAATGGCGGGTACGCCATGCTGTTCGCGCGGGTGCCGACCTCGTTCGGGACGTTCGTGCCCTACGTTCGTGGCCAGTACTATCACGGTGGCCGCAAGACCGAGACGAACGCGCCGCTCACCATCGTGAAGGAGGTCGAGGCCGGCGTCGAATGGCAAGTATGGAAGCCGTTCGAGCTCACGATGGCGTTCACCGCGAGCGACCGTGAGACCAACCGCAAGGGCCTCACGGGCGAGTTTTTGCGGCTCCAGGCGCAGATCAACTACTGA
- a CDS encoding response regulator produces MSRSEPKQVLVVDDEPLFLKSLADGLAPFGEREGFVVHTAHNGQDAILTLQARPIDLVLTDLRMPGVDGFQLIAWMIGQKKSTPVVVMTALPSLEARVQLRESGVFAVLQKPVDLADVHRCIRAELDARRARVEGLATSAFLQLVSMERVSCVLTIRSGPRVGTMHISGGDLVHAELEDKEGLAAAHALVGLPDSAIDMVERDDVRSSGLRVPLAEVVLDALRTHDEQSRGRGSITSPPAPPQDVDIEFDIMKSVRPPALEKPTPPPPARPSTVPPQAKPTSSPRPPSVAPKAASVVPSPPSVAPSSTARPPRAKFVWPELPDSGPVVSPLAGGAEGAPAPTSTPPAQPTPAPTPPEVTPKTAPPEALEPEPRAPSVTAKKERSMNIINVDKANAAVNKLRESLGAGLVATDVWNIEDGMSIAGFNSQPVATALFNRITDLISETLSESGFPALNKYYMLDLDGDKLVVVLPLGSYRAGMLVDKKKAQLGVIVSVALPKYVAMLEEAIRG; encoded by the coding sequence ATGAGCCGTTCGGAGCCGAAACAGGTCCTCGTCGTCGACGACGAGCCCCTCTTCTTGAAGAGCCTGGCCGACGGGCTCGCGCCGTTCGGCGAGAGAGAGGGCTTCGTGGTGCACACGGCCCACAACGGGCAAGACGCCATCTTGACGCTGCAGGCGCGCCCGATCGACCTCGTCCTCACGGACCTGCGCATGCCCGGCGTCGATGGGTTCCAGCTCATCGCGTGGATGATCGGGCAGAAGAAGAGCACACCGGTGGTCGTCATGACGGCCCTGCCTTCGCTCGAGGCGCGCGTGCAGCTCCGCGAGTCCGGTGTGTTCGCCGTGCTGCAGAAGCCGGTCGACCTGGCCGACGTGCACAGGTGCATCCGCGCCGAGCTCGACGCCCGCCGCGCCCGCGTAGAAGGCCTCGCGACGAGCGCGTTCCTCCAGCTCGTGTCGATGGAGCGCGTCTCGTGCGTGCTCACGATTCGTTCGGGCCCCCGTGTCGGGACGATGCACATCTCGGGCGGAGATCTCGTGCACGCCGAGCTCGAGGACAAGGAGGGGCTCGCCGCCGCCCACGCGCTCGTCGGCCTCCCGGACTCGGCCATCGACATGGTCGAACGCGACGACGTTCGGTCGTCGGGCCTTCGTGTCCCCCTCGCCGAAGTGGTGCTCGACGCGCTCCGCACCCACGACGAACAGTCGCGCGGGCGCGGGAGCATCACGTCGCCGCCGGCGCCACCGCAAGACGTCGACATCGAGTTCGACATCATGAAGTCGGTCCGGCCTCCGGCGCTCGAGAAGCCCACGCCGCCTCCTCCCGCGAGACCCTCGACGGTCCCCCCTCAGGCCAAGCCCACGAGCTCCCCGCGCCCTCCGAGCGTCGCGCCCAAGGCGGCGAGCGTCGTCCCTTCGCCCCCGAGCGTCGCGCCCTCGAGCACCGCGCGCCCGCCTCGGGCCAAGTTCGTGTGGCCCGAGCTCCCCGACAGCGGGCCCGTCGTGAGCCCGCTCGCCGGTGGCGCAGAGGGCGCGCCAGCCCCGACCTCCACGCCGCCCGCGCAGCCCACGCCGGCGCCGACTCCACCCGAAGTGACCCCCAAGACCGCACCTCCCGAGGCTCTCGAGCCCGAGCCTCGCGCACCATCCGTTACCGCCAAGAAGGAGAGATCGATGAACATCATCAACGTGGACAAGGCCAACGCCGCCGTGAACAAGCTCCGTGAGTCGCTCGGCGCAGGGCTCGTCGCGACCGACGTCTGGAACATCGAAGATGGTATGTCGATTGCCGGTTTCAACTCGCAGCCCGTGGCCACGGCGCTCTTCAACCGCATCACCGATCTCATCAGCGAGACCCTCTCCGAGTCCGGGTTTCCCGCGCTCAACAAGTACTACATGCTCGATCTCGACGGAGACAAGCTCGTGGTCGTGCTCCCGCTCGGGAGCTACCGCGCCGGCATGTTGGTCGACAAGAAGAAGGCCCAGCTCGGCGTCATCGTGAGCGTGGCCCTCCCGAAGTACGTCGCGATGCTCGAAGAGGCCATTCGCGGCTGA
- a CDS encoding cytochrome P450, producing MTSLADLPRLPDVGLLGSLGPSTPERLAFQRTLALQEAPLVRGRILHLPVVFPCSPEAAHEVLVTKAKSFEKSPGIRVLLHDLAGQGLFTSEGSIWRSQRKLMSPLFQPAPIHAYAETMRQVAERAASAMHDGMRIDVAHETTRIAMSVVGKALFDVDTFDEADALGAALTTCLAWVNANLASMGLVAHVVMLDATELLARRSEGKVRDVAQKIHDVVSSPFLLPGVRSKELRDAVRVLDERIQSMIDDRRKSGLTRDDLLTRLLTARDPEGQAEHMSDRQVRDEAVTLFVAGHETTATALAWSFYLLARNPECLARARAEADAFGDGPITAWDPSKLAYCTRVFREAMRLYSPIMMFPRRTLEEVEIGGVRLPPKSLVFVSAYAQHYRPASFPDPERFDPDRWLPEREAERHRASYLPFSEGPRVCIGIHFAMLEGPIVLATLLRRWSFDIDAAKTITEDDFATLRPKGGVPATVRARERTA from the coding sequence ATGACCTCTCTCGCGGATCTCCCTCGGCTCCCCGACGTCGGGCTCCTCGGTAGCCTCGGTCCTTCGACGCCCGAGCGCCTCGCGTTCCAGCGCACCCTCGCGCTGCAAGAAGCGCCGCTCGTTCGAGGCCGCATCTTGCACCTGCCCGTGGTGTTCCCCTGCTCGCCCGAGGCCGCGCACGAGGTGCTCGTCACGAAGGCCAAGAGCTTCGAGAAATCTCCAGGGATTCGCGTTCTCCTCCACGATCTCGCGGGCCAGGGTCTCTTCACGAGCGAGGGCTCGATCTGGCGCTCTCAGCGCAAGCTCATGTCGCCGCTGTTCCAACCCGCGCCGATCCACGCCTACGCCGAGACCATGCGCCAGGTGGCCGAGCGCGCGGCGAGCGCCATGCACGACGGCATGCGCATCGACGTCGCCCACGAGACGACGCGCATCGCCATGTCGGTCGTCGGAAAGGCCCTCTTCGACGTCGACACGTTCGACGAGGCCGACGCCCTCGGGGCCGCGCTCACGACGTGCCTCGCGTGGGTGAACGCGAACCTCGCGAGCATGGGGCTCGTCGCGCACGTGGTCATGCTCGACGCGACCGAGCTCTTGGCCCGTCGCAGCGAAGGCAAAGTGCGGGACGTCGCGCAGAAGATCCACGACGTGGTCTCTTCGCCGTTCCTCTTGCCCGGCGTGCGCTCGAAGGAGCTCCGCGACGCCGTGAGGGTGCTCGACGAGCGCATCCAGAGCATGATCGACGACCGTAGAAAGAGCGGCCTCACACGCGACGATCTCCTCACGCGCCTGCTCACGGCTCGCGATCCCGAGGGTCAGGCCGAGCACATGAGCGATCGTCAGGTGCGGGACGAAGCGGTCACGCTCTTCGTCGCGGGCCACGAGACCACGGCCACCGCCCTCGCGTGGTCGTTCTACCTGCTCGCCCGGAACCCCGAGTGCCTCGCCCGCGCGCGCGCCGAGGCCGACGCGTTCGGCGACGGGCCCATCACGGCGTGGGATCCGTCGAAGCTCGCCTACTGCACGCGCGTCTTCCGCGAGGCCATGCGCCTCTACTCGCCCATCATGATGTTCCCGCGCCGAACCCTCGAGGAGGTCGAGATCGGGGGGGTGCGTCTCCCGCCCAAATCCCTCGTGTTCGTCAGTGCTTACGCGCAGCACTACCGCCCCGCCTCGTTCCCCGATCCCGAGCGCTTCGACCCGGATCGCTGGCTCCCCGAGCGCGAGGCCGAGCGGCACCGCGCCTCGTACCTGCCGTTCAGCGAGGGCCCGCGTGTGTGCATCGGCATCCACTTCGCCATGCTCGAGGGCCCCATCGTGCTCGCCACGCTGCTCCGCCGGTGGAGCTTCGACATCGACGCGGCGAAGACCATCACCGAGGACGACTTCGCCACCTTGAGGCCCAAGGGCGGCGTGCCGGCCACGGTGCGAGCGCGGGAGCGCACCGCGTAG
- a CDS encoding alpha/beta fold hydrolase — MRARIAPLLVALGTFACGGEAPPPASPSGVTAVVAPPTPSAPPAPKVPRAASPQPASASAVTFARMAKHPEPGWSVPSQLSFVPGTRKIAYLASEQKNDVLSLFEYDEAQGATKVLLRAQDLVPKAGEVISKEEELRRERQRLRTKGITSYAFAKQGGRLVVPFAGDVYLRESDGRVRALTATKDPELDPKICASGEKVVYVRGPELYAYDLASSKEVALTRGAKAHVTRGQSDYNSQEEFGEPSGFFLSPDCKSVVFLEVDDAEVDELVVPGYRAGEARFDAERYPLAGGKNPKVSVYVAPLAGGAPRKVTLPGMDGRYLVSFSWEPTSAAFSLQAVARDQRSVSFVRVDARSLATSVREIASDRRYAEALPMKRLEGSSGFVSIGVTGGHGHLELRDGQGAVEKVLTQGAWDVTQISAIDEKNRVVYFVGTKDSPLERNLYAVPLAGGEVRRVTPEPGVHVPVVDGETGRYLDVHSARNRPPAVELRGPKGEKLHDLTPPKDPEIEALGVRPLEPFTAYTKDGTLLHGNLLRPRRQEPGRLYPVVVMVYGGPGVQAVQNKFAPKLLWQHLADRGFFVLQVDNRGSAGRGHEFASVTYGKLGRIELEDQLDALEALKSMEGVDPTRVGIYGVSYGGTMVLNAMLRAPGKYKAGIADASVVDWSFYDSGYTERYLGPKGPAYTETELSQHAAALQGKLLVMHGLMDENVHFANSAKLVDALVAAQKPFDMVVLPGERHGTKDPAAKEWVSRKIAEYFAETLR; from the coding sequence ATGCGCGCTCGGATCGCTCCGCTCCTCGTGGCCCTCGGAACCTTCGCGTGTGGGGGCGAGGCGCCTCCGCCCGCGTCTCCCTCGGGGGTGACGGCCGTGGTCGCGCCGCCTACGCCTTCTGCGCCGCCCGCGCCCAAGGTGCCGCGCGCTGCTTCGCCCCAGCCCGCGAGCGCGAGCGCCGTCACGTTCGCGCGCATGGCCAAACACCCCGAGCCGGGCTGGAGCGTGCCGTCGCAGCTCTCGTTCGTGCCGGGCACCCGAAAAATCGCCTACCTCGCGAGCGAGCAAAAGAACGACGTGCTCTCGCTGTTCGAGTACGACGAGGCCCAAGGCGCGACGAAGGTGCTCTTGCGTGCGCAGGATCTCGTGCCCAAGGCCGGCGAGGTCATCTCCAAAGAAGAGGAGCTTCGCCGCGAGCGCCAGCGCCTCCGCACGAAGGGCATCACGTCGTACGCGTTCGCCAAGCAGGGAGGGCGCCTCGTCGTGCCGTTCGCCGGCGACGTGTACCTGCGCGAGAGCGACGGCCGCGTGCGCGCGCTCACGGCCACCAAAGATCCCGAGCTCGACCCGAAGATCTGCGCGAGCGGAGAGAAGGTCGTCTACGTGCGCGGCCCCGAGCTCTACGCGTACGATCTCGCCTCGTCCAAAGAGGTGGCGCTCACCCGGGGCGCCAAGGCGCACGTCACGCGCGGCCAGTCCGACTACAACTCTCAAGAAGAGTTCGGCGAGCCCTCGGGCTTCTTCCTCTCGCCCGACTGCAAGAGCGTCGTCTTCCTCGAGGTCGACGACGCCGAGGTCGACGAGCTCGTGGTGCCCGGGTACCGCGCGGGCGAGGCGCGCTTCGACGCCGAGCGGTACCCCCTCGCGGGCGGCAAAAACCCCAAGGTTTCCGTGTATGTAGCGCCGCTCGCGGGTGGCGCGCCGCGCAAGGTGACCCTGCCCGGGATGGACGGGCGGTACCTCGTGTCGTTCTCGTGGGAGCCCACGTCGGCCGCGTTCTCGCTCCAGGCCGTCGCCCGGGATCAACGCTCGGTGTCGTTCGTGAGGGTCGACGCGCGCTCGCTCGCCACCTCCGTGCGCGAGATCGCGTCGGACCGCCGGTACGCCGAGGCGCTCCCCATGAAGCGCCTCGAGGGGTCGTCGGGCTTCGTGTCGATCGGCGTCACGGGTGGGCACGGGCACCTCGAGCTCCGCGACGGGCAAGGTGCCGTCGAGAAGGTGCTCACGCAGGGCGCGTGGGACGTGACCCAGATCTCCGCGATCGACGAGAAGAACCGCGTCGTCTACTTCGTCGGCACGAAGGACAGCCCCCTCGAGCGAAACCTCTACGCGGTGCCTCTCGCGGGGGGCGAGGTGCGGAGGGTGACCCCCGAGCCCGGTGTGCACGTGCCCGTGGTCGACGGCGAGACCGGCCGCTACCTCGACGTGCACTCGGCCCGAAACCGCCCGCCCGCGGTCGAGCTCCGCGGCCCCAAAGGAGAGAAGCTCCACGACCTCACGCCGCCCAAAGATCCCGAGATCGAGGCGCTCGGCGTTCGCCCTCTCGAGCCGTTCACCGCCTACACGAAGGACGGCACCCTCCTTCACGGGAACCTGCTCCGCCCGCGCCGCCAAGAGCCCGGCCGGCTCTACCCCGTGGTGGTCATGGTGTACGGGGGCCCCGGCGTGCAGGCCGTGCAGAACAAGTTCGCGCCCAAGCTCCTCTGGCAGCACCTCGCCGATCGCGGCTTCTTCGTGCTCCAGGTCGACAACCGAGGCTCGGCCGGTCGTGGTCACGAGTTCGCGTCGGTCACGTACGGCAAGCTCGGTCGGATCGAGCTCGAGGATCAGCTCGACGCGCTCGAGGCGCTGAAGAGCATGGAGGGCGTCGACCCGACGCGTGTGGGCATCTACGGCGTGAGCTACGGCGGCACCATGGTGTTGAACGCGATGCTGCGCGCGCCCGGGAAATACAAGGCCGGCATCGCCGACGCGTCGGTCGTCGACTGGTCTTTCTACGACAGCGGCTACACCGAGCGTTACCTCGGCCCCAAAGGGCCCGCCTACACCGAGACGGAGCTCTCGCAACACGCCGCCGCCCTCCAGGGCAAGCTCCTCGTCATGCACGGCCTCATGGACGAAAACGTGCACTTTGCAAACTCTGCGAAGCTCGTCGACGCGCTGGTCGCGGCGCAAAAGCCGTTCGACATGGTGGTGCTCCCCGGTGAGCGCCACGGCACGAAGGACCCGGCCGCCAAGGAGTGGGTCTCGCGCAAGATCGCCGAGTACTTCGCCGAGACGCTGCGCTGA
- a CDS encoding serine/threonine protein kinase, which translates to MASYRILRKLGEGGQGVVFEAEQVDLGRRVALKRLRRELRYDPSVVERFLREARMCAAIQHPNVVTIYETGQDDEGPFIAFELLEGESLETKVTREGPQPLASIGTVAEQILLALEEAHAKNLVHRDIKPANVFLSPRRRGLVTKLLDFGVAKGSRDYGSRLTMPGDVVGSLAFMAPEQINDAGVDARTDLYSVGVCLYFMLAGVRPFVGASTGELLLSLDRPPLPVVLRRPDTPTDLGAFVHRAMAREPAKRFPSATAMLEALAHLGIMRREAPSTSIEVAIVDDAPTAVTEPTLVRPALDRIRAQPPVAITLRSVDLDDVTIATRGDDDYDPFPDEELETHVRSPPRSTDPSGPGTETDPGSFTGPTHRLPR; encoded by the coding sequence ATGGCCAGCTATCGCATCCTCCGCAAGCTCGGCGAAGGCGGCCAAGGAGTCGTCTTCGAGGCCGAGCAGGTCGACCTCGGCCGTCGCGTGGCGCTGAAGCGCCTGCGCCGCGAGCTCAGGTACGATCCGAGCGTCGTGGAGCGGTTCTTGCGCGAGGCCCGCATGTGCGCGGCGATCCAGCACCCGAACGTCGTGACCATCTACGAGACCGGGCAAGACGACGAAGGGCCGTTCATCGCGTTCGAGCTGCTCGAGGGCGAGTCGCTCGAGACGAAGGTGACGCGCGAGGGACCTCAGCCGCTCGCGAGCATCGGCACGGTCGCCGAACAGATCCTGCTCGCGCTCGAAGAGGCCCACGCGAAGAACCTCGTTCATCGCGACATCAAACCGGCCAACGTGTTCCTCTCGCCACGGCGGCGGGGCCTCGTGACCAAGCTGCTCGACTTCGGGGTGGCCAAGGGCTCGCGCGACTACGGCTCGCGCCTCACCATGCCGGGCGACGTGGTGGGCAGCCTCGCGTTCATGGCGCCCGAGCAAATCAACGACGCCGGGGTCGACGCGCGCACCGACCTCTACTCCGTCGGGGTGTGCCTCTATTTCATGCTCGCGGGCGTGCGTCCGTTCGTGGGCGCGAGCACCGGGGAGCTGCTCTTGTCGCTCGATCGTCCGCCGCTCCCCGTGGTCCTTCGGAGGCCCGACACGCCGACGGATCTCGGCGCGTTCGTGCACCGGGCGATGGCGCGCGAGCCGGCGAAGCGCTTCCCTTCCGCTACCGCCATGCTCGAGGCCCTCGCCCACCTCGGCATCATGAGGCGAGAGGCGCCATCGACCTCCATCGAGGTGGCGATCGTCGACGACGCTCCGACGGCGGTCACCGAGCCCACGCTCGTTCGGCCCGCCCTCGACCGCATCCGCGCGCAGCCCCCGGTAGCGATCACGCTCCGCAGCGTCGACCTCGACGACGTGACGATCGCGACCCGCGGCGACGACGACTACGACCCGTTCCCCGACGAAGAGCTCGAGACGCACGTGCGCTCCCCGCCCCGCTCGACCGACCCGAGCGGCCCCGGCACCGAGACCGATCCCGGCTCGTTCACCGGCCCGACCCACCGCCTCCCGCGATGA